A stretch of the Actinoalloteichus fjordicus genome encodes the following:
- a CDS encoding type I polyketide synthase, with protein MADGFAGAREWDVAIIGMAGRFPGAQDLDEFWANLVAGREAVRPISDEEFLAAGGDPALLTDDTHVRVALSMPDADRFDAEFFGFLPTDAAMLDPQQRVFLETCQHALEDAGHDPDRPAGPIGVYAGSSQNEYYLSHVYPRYGGEFSMTSMVAKVANLPDTLANRVSYALNLTGPAFAVQTACSTSLVAVHLACQDLLNLQCDTALAGGVTVIPDKLGYRYVEQGAYSPDGRCRPFDRDAAGFIGGDGVGVVVLRRLTDALADGDHIRAVIKGTAINNDGSGKASFTAPSRAGQTAAILAAQANAEIDAADIGYVEAHGTGTFVGDPIEVAALSEAFRRGTDRRGFCALGSVKANVGHLDAAAGVTGLIKTVLTLEHGLIPPHPNFTQPNPTIDFESSPFHVNTEPIDWPGTGPRRAAVSSFGVGGTNAHVILEQAPPSSTGEAAPEWTVLPLSARTRGDLERMSADLADHLAARPGLDVHDVGHTLRVGRRALPYRRTVVCHDRDSAVHRLRLPLAPQLAPAGARPVVLLFGGGGAQYDGMGRELYETQPVFRAELDRCAEILRPVLDRDLRAVLHRGERGLVPGVLAGLLSTQYAVARLLMAAGITPTALLGHSLGEYTAACLSGVISLEDVLPLMVERERLIRRAGGATLSVFLGEAELTPYLTERLSLAAINAPQVCSVSGPAEDVADLRARLDLAGVGNRRLDVAGAAHSWLLDAILPDYEAALGRVTLGAPTVPYVSNVTGEWITEEQATDVGYWLGHLRGTVRFADGLATLAGQDDPILIEVGPGRGLGRLATECLGSETVVVQAAKSREEERPDSAVLLGALGRLWTEGVAVDWAGVLPPGRRVPLTRYPFARRRHWLDRVVRHATGEALTGDSVDAPLAAPDRRDGSNGTGASAAVDRAERRTTVNGSAKDGNGRDLGDLRPTSDPRDGGVAGNDSGMPCALGRSSLQPRPMLTTPFREPATELERAVAECWRTVLGIDQIGVDDGFFELGGDSLLVLRMASSVRDRLGVRLVVRMVFDLPTVAGVIAAIAAAEQPLPSRD; from the coding sequence ATGGCTGATGGTTTCGCAGGCGCTCGCGAATGGGACGTCGCGATCATCGGGATGGCGGGCCGGTTCCCCGGCGCGCAGGACCTGGACGAGTTCTGGGCGAATCTCGTCGCGGGCCGCGAGGCCGTGCGCCCGATCAGCGACGAGGAGTTCCTCGCCGCCGGGGGCGATCCGGCGCTGCTGACCGACGACACCCATGTCCGGGTCGCGCTGTCCATGCCGGACGCCGATCGCTTCGACGCCGAGTTCTTCGGCTTCCTGCCCACCGACGCGGCGATGCTCGATCCGCAGCAGCGCGTCTTCCTGGAGACCTGCCAGCACGCCTTGGAGGACGCAGGCCACGACCCGGACCGCCCGGCAGGCCCGATCGGCGTCTACGCCGGCTCCAGCCAGAACGAGTACTACCTGTCGCATGTCTACCCGCGTTACGGCGGCGAGTTCTCGATGACCAGCATGGTGGCCAAGGTCGCCAACCTGCCCGACACGCTGGCGAACCGCGTCTCCTACGCGCTGAACCTGACCGGGCCCGCCTTCGCCGTGCAGACGGCGTGCTCCACCTCGCTCGTCGCCGTCCACCTCGCCTGCCAGGACCTGCTGAACCTTCAGTGCGACACGGCGCTGGCGGGCGGCGTCACCGTGATCCCCGACAAGCTGGGCTATCGGTACGTCGAGCAGGGCGCCTACTCGCCGGACGGCCGATGCAGACCGTTCGACCGGGATGCCGCGGGCTTCATCGGCGGCGACGGCGTCGGCGTCGTGGTGCTGCGGCGCCTGACCGACGCGCTCGCCGACGGCGACCACATCCGCGCCGTGATCAAGGGCACCGCGATCAACAACGATGGTTCCGGCAAGGCGAGCTTCACCGCGCCGAGTCGGGCGGGCCAGACCGCCGCGATCCTGGCCGCGCAGGCGAACGCCGAGATCGACGCCGCCGACATCGGCTATGTGGAGGCGCACGGCACCGGCACGTTCGTCGGCGACCCCATCGAGGTCGCCGCGCTGAGCGAGGCCTTCCGACGGGGCACCGATCGCCGAGGCTTCTGTGCGCTGGGCTCGGTGAAGGCCAACGTCGGTCACCTGGACGCCGCCGCCGGAGTCACCGGGCTGATCAAGACGGTGCTCACGCTGGAGCACGGCCTGATCCCGCCGCATCCGAACTTCACCCAGCCCAACCCGACGATCGACTTCGAGAGCAGTCCCTTCCACGTCAACACCGAGCCGATCGACTGGCCGGGCACCGGGCCGCGCCGGGCGGCCGTCAGCTCCTTCGGCGTCGGCGGCACGAACGCGCATGTCATCCTGGAACAAGCCCCGCCGAGCAGCACGGGCGAGGCGGCTCCGGAATGGACGGTGCTACCCCTGTCGGCCCGGACCCGAGGCGATCTGGAGCGGATGAGCGCCGACCTCGCGGACCATCTGGCCGCCCGGCCCGGACTCGACGTCCACGACGTCGGGCACACCCTGCGCGTCGGCAGGCGTGCCCTGCCCTACCGGCGGACGGTGGTGTGTCACGACCGGGACAGCGCGGTCCATCGCCTCCGACTGCCCCTCGCACCGCAGCTCGCCCCGGCAGGCGCCCGCCCCGTCGTCCTGCTCTTCGGCGGCGGCGGCGCCCAGTACGACGGGATGGGACGAGAGCTCTACGAGACGCAGCCGGTCTTCCGCGCCGAGTTGGACCGCTGTGCGGAGATCCTGCGGCCGGTGCTCGACCGGGATCTCCGCGCCGTACTCCACCGAGGCGAGCGGGGCCTCGTGCCCGGCGTGCTGGCCGGGCTGCTGAGCACCCAGTACGCGGTCGCGCGGCTGCTCATGGCCGCCGGCATCACCCCGACCGCCCTGCTCGGACACTCGCTCGGCGAGTACACCGCCGCGTGCCTGAGCGGGGTGATCTCGCTGGAGGACGTCCTGCCGCTGATGGTGGAGCGCGAACGACTGATCAGGCGGGCGGGCGGCGCCACCCTCAGCGTGTTCCTCGGCGAGGCGGAGCTGACGCCGTATCTCACCGAGCGACTGTCGTTGGCGGCGATCAACGCGCCACAGGTCTGCTCGGTGTCCGGTCCCGCCGAGGACGTCGCCGATCTGCGCGCCAGGCTCGACCTGGCGGGCGTCGGGAATCGGCGGCTCGACGTGGCGGGCGCCGCGCACTCCTGGCTGCTCGACGCGATCCTGCCCGACTACGAGGCGGCATTGGGCCGGGTGACGCTGGGCGCCCCGACCGTGCCGTACGTCTCCAACGTGACGGGCGAGTGGATCACCGAGGAGCAGGCGACCGACGTGGGCTACTGGCTCGGCCACCTGCGCGGCACGGTGCGCTTCGCCGACGGTCTGGCCACGTTGGCCGGGCAGGACGACCCGATCCTGATCGAGGTCGGCCCCGGCCGAGGGCTGGGCAGGCTGGCCACGGAGTGCCTCGGATCGGAGACGGTCGTCGTCCAGGCCGCGAAGAGCCGCGAGGAGGAGCGCCCGGACTCGGCCGTGCTGCTGGGCGCACTCGGACGACTGTGGACCGAGGGAGTGGCGGTCGACTGGGCGGGCGTGCTGCCGCCTGGCAGGCGAGTCCCCCTCACCCGCTACCCGTTCGCACGGCGACGACACTGGCTGGACCGGGTCGTCCGTCACGCGACGGGCGAGGCCCTGACCGGCGATTCGGTGGATGCGCCCCTCGCGGCACCGGATCGCCGGGACGGGTCGAACGGCACCGGCGCCTCCGCCGCCGTGGATCGAGCGGAGCGCCGGACGACGGTGAACGGCTCGGCGAAGGACGGGAACGGCCGGGACCTCGGCGATCTACGGCCGACCTCCGATCCTCGGGACGGCGGAGTGGCTGGGAACGACTCGGGAATGCCGTGCGCGCTCGGCCGCAGCAGTCTCCAGCCGCGTCCGATGCTGACCACGCCGTTCCGCGAGCCCGCCACCGAGCTGGAACGAGCGGTGGCCGAATGCTGGCGAACGGTGCTCGGCATCGACCAGATCGGCGTCGACGACGGCTTCTTCGAGCTCGGCGGCGACTCGCTGCTGGTGCTGCGGATGGCGTCTTCGGTCCGCGACCGGCTCGGGGTGCGGTTGGTGGTGCGCATGGTGTTCGACCTGCCGACGGTCGCCGGGGTGATCGCGGCCATCGCGGCGGCCGAGCAGCCGTTGCCGAGCCGAGACTGA
- a CDS encoding DUF397 domain-containing protein, whose product MMTATSDLSHARWRKSSRSNNGGGGCVEVAHALSLVGIRDTKNREGGTLAVAPAAFGSLVTAIKDGRLR is encoded by the coding sequence ATGATGACCGCTACCTCGGACCTGTCACACGCAAGGTGGCGCAAGAGCAGCCGCAGCAACAACGGCGGAGGCGGCTGCGTCGAGGTCGCTCATGCATTAAGCCTGGTCGGCATCCGTGACACCAAGAACCGCGAGGGCGGAACACTCGCCGTCGCGCCGGCAGCCTTCGGCTCGCTAGTGACCGCGATCAAAGACGGCCGACTGCGCTGA
- a CDS encoding thioesterase II family protein, which produces MTIPVVPAEVLWFRRFLPITAPRVRLFCFAHAGGAASAFRGWPQGLSRDVEMLAVRYPGRQDRLGEPGAERMDDLVEPIVAAMAPFRTEPIALFGHSMGAAVAYEVAVRLEQLGTPALVLFVSGYPAPLHHDARPFAPQDDRTMLAEIRAIGGPQLADLDPTLLELMLPALRADWNVLTTYRPTRGRPLSTPVVAYAASDDALAPIDRVVDWAEVTTAMFAHRTFVGGHFYLVDQESELTSDLTRHLASTGRSARR; this is translated from the coding sequence GTGACCATTCCCGTTGTACCGGCGGAGGTATTGTGGTTCCGCCGTTTCCTGCCGATCACCGCGCCCCGCGTCCGGCTTTTCTGTTTCGCGCATGCGGGCGGCGCCGCCAGTGCTTTCCGAGGCTGGCCGCAGGGCCTTTCCCGAGACGTCGAGATGCTCGCCGTCCGCTATCCCGGCAGACAGGACCGGCTCGGTGAGCCCGGCGCCGAGCGGATGGACGATCTCGTCGAGCCGATCGTCGCCGCGATGGCGCCGTTCCGGACGGAGCCGATCGCCCTGTTCGGTCACAGCATGGGCGCCGCCGTGGCCTACGAGGTCGCCGTGCGGCTGGAACAGCTCGGCACGCCCGCCCTCGTGTTGTTCGTGTCCGGATACCCCGCACCGCTGCATCACGACGCCCGGCCCTTCGCGCCGCAGGACGACCGGACGATGCTCGCCGAGATCCGGGCCATCGGGGGGCCGCAGCTGGCCGACCTCGATCCGACCCTGTTGGAGTTGATGCTGCCCGCGCTGCGCGCCGACTGGAACGTGTTGACCACCTATCGCCCCACGCGGGGCCGACCGCTGTCCACCCCGGTCGTGGCCTACGCCGCATCGGACGACGCGCTGGCGCCGATCGACAGGGTCGTGGACTGGGCGGAGGTCACCACCGCGATGTTCGCGCACCGCACGTTCGTCGGCGGACACTTCTACCTGGTCGATCAGGAGTCGGAGCTGACGAGCGACCTCACCCGACATCTCGCCTCGACGGGCCGGTCGGCCCGACGCTAG
- a CDS encoding NAD(P)-binding domain-containing protein — protein sequence MRTEEAAADVDVVVIGAGQAGLSTGFHLRRTGHRPETGYVLLDAPPGPGGAWQFRWPTLRMATVHGVHDLPGLPMGPVDETARAATVVPAYFADYEKHFALPVHRPVQVRSVRPEDDDPQGRLRVETDRGEYSARAVINATGTWTRPFWPSVPGQADFRGRQLHTVDYQGPAEFAGARVVVVGGGSSAIQLLAEIAGVAETTWVTRRPPVFHEGPFTHEHGRAAVALVDEAVRAGRPPESVVGVTGLLLTPEVRQMQEAGLLNRLPMFDSLSQDGPVWDDGRAVSADVILYATGFRAALDHLRPLRLREPGGGIVVENTRVPAEPRVQLVGYGPSASTVGATRAGRFAVRDVNRLLGRAPLGSSAVR from the coding sequence GTGAGGACCGAGGAAGCGGCTGCCGACGTCGACGTGGTGGTGATCGGCGCGGGTCAGGCCGGGCTGTCCACCGGCTTCCACCTGCGCCGGACCGGCCATCGGCCCGAAACCGGTTACGTGCTGCTGGACGCGCCGCCCGGTCCTGGCGGCGCCTGGCAGTTCCGGTGGCCGACGCTGCGGATGGCCACCGTGCATGGCGTCCACGACCTGCCCGGCCTGCCCATGGGGCCGGTGGACGAGACCGCGCGCGCCGCGACGGTGGTGCCTGCCTACTTCGCGGACTACGAGAAGCACTTCGCGCTGCCCGTGCATCGCCCGGTGCAGGTCCGCTCGGTGCGTCCAGAAGACGACGATCCGCAGGGCAGGCTGCGGGTGGAGACCGACCGGGGCGAGTACTCGGCACGGGCGGTGATCAACGCGACGGGCACCTGGACCCGCCCGTTCTGGCCGAGCGTGCCCGGTCAGGCCGACTTCCGTGGTCGACAGCTGCACACCGTGGACTACCAGGGCCCCGCCGAGTTCGCCGGAGCGCGGGTGGTCGTCGTCGGCGGCGGCTCCTCCGCGATCCAGCTGCTGGCCGAGATCGCAGGCGTCGCCGAGACGACCTGGGTGACGCGTCGACCGCCGGTCTTCCACGAGGGCCCCTTCACCCACGAGCACGGCCGGGCGGCGGTCGCGCTGGTCGACGAGGCCGTGCGGGCGGGCCGTCCGCCGGAGAGCGTGGTGGGTGTGACCGGTCTGCTGCTGACCCCGGAGGTGCGGCAGATGCAGGAGGCAGGCCTGTTGAATCGGCTGCCGATGTTCGACAGTCTGTCGCAGGACGGCCCGGTGTGGGACGACGGGCGGGCGGTGTCCGCCGACGTGATCCTGTATGCCACCGGATTCCGGGCCGCGCTGGACCACCTGCGTCCTTTGCGACTACGGGAGCCCGGCGGCGGCATCGTCGTGGAGAACACCCGCGTCCCCGCCGAGCCGCGCGTCCAACTGGTGGGATACGGCCCCTCCGCCTCCACCGTCGGGGCGACGCGCGCCGGTCGGTTCGCCGTCCGCGACGTCAACCGGCTGCTGGGCCGGGCCCCGCTGGGCAGCTCGGCGGTGCGCTGA
- a CDS encoding phosphotransferase family protein → MPPGTLLPVAETEDQYDAIADDDDLIRPGVDALCAELGLDGEEVDRFDDGSLPVYAIGANRVLKLYPGVYAEEAGIESSVLDAIDGRLSIPTPVPEWVGEFEGWTYLLMSRLRGTSLARVWRRLPPDNRASVAENLGTALAELHAVNTPAVDELGPADWAEFIEDQRANCLERQLESGLAPAWAEQIPEFLDSVDLHTEATSALLHCEVMGEHLLVTPGDEGWELSGLFDFEPAMRGASEYDFASVGLFVTAGDSTALRTLLTAYGYGADRLTPETSRRLLAYALLHCSGTLPWYLRRLPAPAEPTLEAAAQAWWGLG, encoded by the coding sequence ATGCCCCCGGGAACGCTCCTGCCCGTCGCCGAGACCGAAGATCAGTACGACGCGATCGCGGACGACGACGACCTCATTCGCCCAGGTGTCGACGCCCTGTGCGCCGAACTCGGACTGGACGGGGAGGAGGTCGACCGCTTCGACGACGGCTCGCTGCCCGTCTATGCGATCGGGGCGAACCGAGTCCTCAAGCTCTACCCCGGCGTCTACGCCGAGGAGGCGGGCATCGAGAGTTCGGTGCTCGACGCGATCGACGGCAGACTGTCGATCCCCACGCCCGTCCCGGAATGGGTGGGCGAGTTCGAGGGCTGGACGTACCTCCTGATGAGCAGGCTGCGCGGCACCAGCCTGGCGCGAGTGTGGCGACGGCTGCCGCCGGACAACCGGGCGTCGGTGGCCGAGAATCTGGGCACCGCCCTCGCCGAGCTGCACGCCGTCAACACCCCGGCCGTCGACGAACTCGGCCCGGCCGACTGGGCGGAGTTCATCGAGGATCAGCGCGCGAACTGCCTGGAGCGGCAGCTCGAATCCGGGCTCGCACCCGCGTGGGCCGAGCAGATCCCGGAGTTCCTGGACTCGGTCGACCTGCACACCGAGGCGACGTCGGCTCTGCTGCACTGCGAGGTGATGGGCGAGCACCTGCTGGTGACGCCGGGGGACGAGGGCTGGGAGCTGTCGGGACTGTTCGACTTCGAGCCCGCGATGCGCGGCGCGTCGGAGTACGACTTCGCCTCGGTGGGCCTGTTCGTCACCGCGGGCGACTCCACCGCGTTACGCACCCTGCTCACGGCCTACGGCTATGGCGCGGACCGGCTGACGCCGGAGACCTCGCGGCGACTGCTCGCCTATGCGCTGCTGCACTGCTCCGGAACGCTGCCCTGGTATCTACGGCGCCTGCCCGCCCCGGCCGAGCCGACCCTGGAGGCGGCGGCGCAGGCGTGGTGGGGATTGGGGTGA
- a CDS encoding MbtH family NRPS accessory protein: MTDFFADPASRVRVLVDDEGRHALWPVRAPTPPGWLVSMAEGTPAECRDHVIAHWPGPVFGVDDPADTAGPV; encoded by the coding sequence ATGACCGACTTCTTCGCCGATCCGGCGTCGCGGGTCCGGGTGCTGGTGGACGACGAGGGCAGGCATGCGCTCTGGCCGGTCCGCGCGCCGACGCCGCCGGGCTGGCTGGTCAGCATGGCGGAGGGTACCCCGGCCGAGTGCCGCGATCATGTGATCGCGCACTGGCCGGGACCGGTGTTCGGCGTCGACGACCCGGCCGACACGGCCGGGCCGGTCTAG
- a CDS encoding substrate-binding domain-containing protein, with translation MSEPIRHRGRGRLPWLLLATVLVTALLAWAAVDRFPSLLGGPDCSDSVTLTVMAAPSVAPLLDEVTTEPRTDENDDCYHVDVRSVDSAEAVEVLADPREAAEYAAWLPESSMWLRRARANGATEVPDSGGSIASSPVVLALPPDAAAEHGDDPSWSALLGPEAGEPSVWTADPSRSATATSMLWSVRRLARDAEDPVAAATGRFRLLAEELAADEDELYQRLADTDELPAALTTSEQRLLQYRADAPEVELRAAYPERDAPSLDFPFVPLLDATQREWTAAGALGSVLRSAETVRLLGDHRLRTPGGEAIGEQDAPESIPPVSQPDTSDVNETLGMWAGASRSGRLLAALDVSGSMNDDVPGTGRTRMELAIGATEQGIGMLLPTTRLGLWTFSTRLDGDLDYREVLPVLPVREHTEGSGLDDLRSITAQPGGGTGLYDTTLAAYEAARQGWEPGRTNTVVVLTDGRDEDSESIGLPRLLSSLRDLQDPTAPLPIVLIGIGPDIDVDALQQIADVTGGRVFTADDPADMGEIFLGALGSQLCQPPGCEPG, from the coding sequence ATGTCGGAGCCGATCAGGCACCGTGGCCGTGGCCGCCTGCCCTGGCTGCTGCTCGCCACCGTCCTCGTCACCGCGCTGCTCGCGTGGGCGGCCGTCGACCGCTTCCCGAGTCTGCTCGGCGGACCGGACTGCTCGGACTCGGTGACGCTGACCGTGATGGCCGCGCCGTCCGTGGCGCCGCTGCTCGACGAGGTGACGACCGAGCCGAGGACGGACGAGAACGACGACTGCTATCACGTCGACGTGCGCTCCGTCGACTCCGCCGAGGCCGTGGAGGTGCTCGCCGATCCTCGGGAGGCGGCCGAGTACGCGGCCTGGCTCCCGGAGTCCAGCATGTGGTTGCGGCGGGCACGGGCGAACGGTGCCACCGAGGTGCCCGACTCCGGCGGCTCGATCGCGTCCTCGCCGGTGGTTCTCGCGCTGCCGCCCGACGCGGCGGCCGAGCATGGCGACGACCCCTCGTGGTCGGCGCTGCTGGGTCCGGAGGCGGGCGAGCCGAGCGTCTGGACGGCCGATCCCTCGCGCAGTGCCACCGCGACCTCGATGTTGTGGAGCGTGCGCAGACTGGCGAGGGACGCCGAGGACCCGGTGGCGGCGGCGACCGGCCGCTTCCGGCTGCTCGCCGAAGAGCTGGCCGCCGACGAGGACGAGCTGTACCAGCGGCTCGCCGACACCGACGAGCTGCCCGCCGCACTCACGACGAGCGAGCAGCGGCTCCTCCAGTACCGGGCCGACGCACCCGAGGTCGAGCTGCGGGCCGCCTACCCCGAGCGGGACGCGCCCTCCCTGGACTTCCCGTTCGTCCCGCTGCTCGACGCCACCCAGCGCGAATGGACGGCGGCGGGCGCGCTGGGCTCGGTGCTGCGGTCCGCCGAGACCGTGCGGCTGCTGGGCGACCACCGACTGCGCACGCCGGGCGGCGAGGCCATCGGCGAGCAGGACGCGCCGGAGTCGATCCCGCCCGTCTCACAGCCGGACACATCGGACGTCAACGAGACGCTCGGCATGTGGGCGGGTGCCTCCCGCAGCGGTCGGCTCCTGGCCGCACTGGACGTGTCCGGCTCGATGAACGACGACGTCCCCGGCACCGGTCGGACCAGGATGGAACTGGCGATCGGCGCAACGGAGCAGGGCATCGGGATGCTGCTGCCCACGACCCGACTCGGCCTGTGGACCTTCTCGACCCGGCTCGACGGCGACCTGGACTACCGCGAGGTCCTGCCCGTGCTGCCGGTTCGGGAGCACACCGAGGGCAGTGGGCTGGACGACCTGCGGTCGATCACCGCGCAGCCCGGCGGCGGCACCGGGCTCTACGACACGACACTGGCCGCCTACGAGGCGGCCAGACAGGGTTGGGAGCCCGGGCGGACCAACACCGTCGTCGTCCTCACCGACGGCCGCGACGAGGACTCCGAGAGCATCGGACTTCCCCGGCTGCTCTCCTCGCTGCGCGATCTGCAAGACCCGACCGCGCCGCTGCCGATCGTGCTGATCGGCATCGGGCCGGACATCGACGTCGATGCGCTGCAACAGATCGCCGACGTCACGGGCGGCCGGGTCTTCACCGCCGACGACCCGGCCGACATGGGCGAGATCTTCCTCGGCGCCCTGGGCAGCCAGCTCTGTCAGCCGCCGGGATGTGAACCGGGCTGA